In the genome of Bacteroidota bacterium, the window TTCGCTATGGCGTCCGTTTCTTCCAAGTAAGCGGGTCAGAGGCAAGTTCAGATTACGTTTTCGTTGGAGATCTGAGGTTTGAGAACAAAGCTAGATTCAAGCATTTTTATCTTGGCATTCCTTTTTATGCGCAGTTCGGTAATGCATCTATGGCTTTCTTTTTTGGTCCTGAGTTCAATGTTCGTTTATCATCGAATAGATCACGTGATATACCTGTTGAACCGGATACAATGCTACCTCGATTACCTGGAGATCGTTTTAGCCGCCTAAACGTGCTCGCAGTCGTAGGCGCACGCATAGGTATAAAACTTGGCGCTCGAAGTTATTTTGTTCAGTTGCGTTACAGCAATGCTACTTCTATATATGGGCTAGCCGGCGTGTATGAAGAAACCATCGGCCTGAGCATTGGGACACGTTTTAAGCTGTAACTTCCTACAACACCACACACAGTGAACCATTCACCCAGGTGTGTTAAATCCCTGAGTGGTTTGTAGTGCTTTTTCACAAGCCTGGCAACATGTCACAATGTGGCTGATCTTTTCGATGGTTGGCAAGAAAGAGAACCTGACTGGCGCATACGACTTGATAAAACCTTCCAGGATCAACTCGCACAAGTCGAGCTATCGCTTCAAGACTTCGATTTCCACGCCTATTCGCACTTCGATTTTGATCATATAGGGGTAGCCAATGAAGTGGAAGGTGCAACGTTGATCATGCAACGTGGTGAATACGATGCAGCTTTTTCCGACAGTGCCAGTGTATTTGGGTATACCCCGGAATTATACAGCACCCTGAAGGAAGGAGAGCAGATCATCATTGATGGTGAACATGATGTTTTTGTGGACGCCAGCGTACGCTTGCTGCCGGCTTTTGGGCACACCCCCGGCCACCAGGTA includes:
- a CDS encoding MBL fold metallo-hydrolase, producing MADLFDGWQEREPDWRIRLDKTFQDQLAQVELSLQDFDFHAYSHFDFDHIGVANEVEGATLIMQRGEYDAAFSDSASVFGYTPELYSTLKEGEQIIIDGEHDVFVDASVRLLPAFGHTPGHQVLYVELPQTGPVILAGDLYVFRVGREQRRVLPIDNDSNQSIVSMERLEKFIEDTGSTLWIGHDMAQYNQAETAADVLTIH